The Drosophila sechellia strain sech25 chromosome 2R, ASM438219v1, whole genome shotgun sequence nucleotide sequence GATGGGTCGCGAATCGGATGTCTCCATGGGACGAGTGTCCATATGGTTCGCCATAATCCTGGGCCTTCATGTGCTGGGAATGATCCTCAGTCTCGGGCTGCCGCTGCTGATGGCAGTTTTGTTCGATGCCGGAGACCGTTCCATGACGTACTTCAGCAATAATTGGCTGGTCATTGGGCTGTTCATCGTTCCAGCAATTATTGGCCAGATTCTGCCCTTGACTCTCTACTACACACTAAAACCGAATGTGAGTGGCCTGCACTTTCTATATTCTATATATGTTAACTTTTAGGACTTGCTTTGCAGGACGAAATCAGTCACCCCAATCACATACACATGAGCCTCCATGCGCACTGCGTGCTGCTGTCCTTGATAGCCATTATCCTCACTGCTATAAGTCTAAGGACTCCGTATCTGTGCATGATGTCTTTGCTGTTTTATGGAGGAGCTGTGTTGATTAATTTACTCAGCACTCTACACGATCGAGGTAACTCATGGCAATTGGAATCCACAATCCCACTTAGATTGGTAACTTGGATATACTTGCAGGATACTATTGGGTGCTGTTGGTGCAAGTCCTGCAACTAGTGCCCTTCCTGTACTTCTGCTACCTGTTCTACACTTTTCTCCTGGTCTTCTTTCCCATGCTGGGACGTTTTGGACACGGCACCAATCCTGATCTACTGATCGCCTTGATCTGCGCGGTTGGAACTTTCTTTGCACTGGGATTTGTGGTAAGGAATGAGGCGTAAGCTGAAAATATATCTAATCCACGGTGGTTACATAGGCTCCTCTGATAAACATATTCCGCTGGCCCAAATTGGCACTGCTCGGATTGGGAGTGGTCACGTTTATATTCAGCATGATAGCGGTTTCCGAGGTGGGCTTTCCATATCGTGCCAAGACCAGCGTGATGAGAATTCACTTCCTGGTACGTATGCTTCATTGCAAACTAGGTGCATTCCCCATAAAACACTTGTAATCCTTCAGCACGTTCGGCGCATTTTCTATGAGTACGATGGCTCCGTGAGTCTCAGTGATTCCGGCTACTACTTCGACTTCCAGGATCGTCGTCTCTATTATCCACTGGAGAACACCTCTGTCAATCTAACTGACTTGGCTAGCACCTCCTCCGAGTGCGATGAGTACCTGATGTGCGGAGTTCCCTGCTTCAATCACCGTTGGTGTAAGACCCGCACCAAGAGCCATTGGTTGCCTCGGGAGCAGGAGGTGGCCATTCCAGGTGCGACTTCCCTAAAGCTTCTCGGCAAAGCAGTCTTGGACTCCGGAAAGGTGGCCAGATTTGAGTTCGAGATCTCGGGGCCACCGCACATGAGCCTGTATATTCAACCTCTGGATGGGGTTGAAGTGGAGGATTGGTCGTTCATTCGGAACATGCTGGATGAACCCGACACCTACTCACCGCCATATCAAATATTCTTCGCCTACGGCTCGGATAATTCCCCCTTAAAGTTTCATATTGACTTTGCAGTAAGTTTAATAACTTTCTATAAACCTTATATTGCTACAATAACGCTCTTCTTCATAGAAATCCTCGGGTGACTTTAGCACTCCAACTTTCCAGCTAGGATTCGCTGCCAGTTTTGTTAGCTACGATTATGATCGAGATGCTGCCGGCCTGAAGTTCATATCCGATTTTCCCGACTTTGCTCACGTTATGGAATGGCCTACGTTGTATGAACGTTATATATTCTAAGTTGCTGGACTTATGGCACATCTCGCTACCTTTTGTAATTAAGAACCTCTGTTAAGAGCCTCTGTTAGCTTAAGAACGTACATTTAAGTATTATAATTAAGCGCAATGTTTTGAGTAATGGAATTTCCCCTGTTACCATACAAACTTATTAATCAAACGCTTACGTTTAGTTGCGTGTGTAGATTGTGCGATTATTTCTGGTGGCGTTGATCCAAATCAACAAGCAAACTTTCAACTATGGGTATTCAAAACATCTAAATCATAGTATGATTGGTTTTCCATgcattttgttgttggcttCCTATCACGCCGCTCTGTGGGCTATCTTAAAGAACTGAAGAGTATAAGAATCGAGTGAACTAGAAGCATTCAGTAGCGAGACTGCTGGGCATCGACACAGTTCTCTTTTCCCGCGGAAACGAGCTGGAAATATGAAAGTGCTGGCTGACGGCGATAAAGCAAGTACATATAAGTAAACATTTTCCAATGTAAATTTATCACACATTTACTCAACCAGGAAGGCTTTTCGGACACCGTTCTGTACCATGTCTTGTCGAAGGAAAAGCAGTTGAAGCGAAGGCTTCCCTGGTACTATGCACCCTCCTTTCTCCTCCTGTGGGTGGCGCTATTCTACGCCATCGTACTTCCGCTCTTCTACCGACTGCCAGATCGAGTAACCATGGCCGACGAGCCACTTAAGCCCGGCCAATTTGTGGCCGAGAGAGCGCAGAAGATACTCTACGAACTGGATCGTATCGGACCCAAGGTGGTTGGGAGCACAGCGAACGAGGTGACGTCGGTTGCATTTCTCTTAAACGAGGTGGAAAAGATTAGGAGCGAAATGCGCGGAGACCTCTTTCACTTGGAGGTGGACGTACAGCAGCCGACGGGTTCCTATGTGGTGGGAACCATGACCAGCATTTATCAGGGCATTCAGAATGTGGTCGTCAAGTTGAGCCCTGCGAATTCGAATAGCTCATCCTATCTGCTAATCAACAGTCACTTCGACACGAAGCCAGGAAGTCCAGGTGGGTTAACTAAACTAATCTTTGAATGTATGATCTTCTAATTAGTAGCTATTTGCAGGTGCTGGAGATGATGGCACAATGGTTGTAGTTATGTTGGAGGTTTTGCGTCAAATGTCCATTTCCGAGAGCGGGTTTATGCATCCAATAGTCTTTTTGTTCAATGGCGCCGAGGAGAATCCTCTACAGGCCTCCCATGGCTTCATCACCCAGCATAAATGGGCAGCAAACTGCAAGTAAGTTTAAGGTCAGAGATCAAAGAACTTTCTAAACTATTACCCAAAGGGCAGTTATCAATTTGGAAGTTGGTGGCAACGGCGGTCGAGATATCCTATTCCAGAGTGGTCCAAATAATCCCTGGCTAGTGAAGGTACTTAATAGATATAAACATATAATTTGCACTTATATGTGGTTTATTTTAGTATTATAAACAGCACTCGAAACATCCGTTTGCCTCTACATTGGCTGAAGAGATCTTTCAGTTCGGAATACTGCCCTCTGATACAGATTTCCGAATATTTCGAGATTACGGAAACATTCCCGGTAATCCATTTGGCATCTACTAAGAAATTCATATcctaattgtttgtttttaaaggaCTGGATATAGCGCAGTTTAGCAACGGATACGTTTATCACACGGCTTTCGATAGCTTCGACGTTGTTCCAGGACGTGCTGTTCAGAATACCGGAGAAAACATTCTATCTCTCGTTCGAGCTTTATCCAATGCCAGGGAATTATATAACACAAAGGtgtgtatatttaaaaaaatatttaaatatttaatctttAAACATTACAGGAGCACAGTGCGGGACATGCTGTCTTCTTCGATTTCCTGGGACTCTTCTTTGTGACCTACACGGAAAGGACTGGCATAATCCTAAACTATTGCTTTGCTGTAGCAAGTGTTCTTCTCGTTGGCTGTTCCTTGTGGAAGATGACCTGTGTGTCGGAGGTTTCAGCAGGAAGGATTTCAATTCTCTTTGCCAGTCATTTGGGATTGCATCTGGCGGGCTGTCTTCTGTGCATTGGTTTACCCTTATTAATGTCGGTTTTATACGATGTCAGCGATCGAACAATGACTTATTATAGTAACAACTGGTTGGTGATTGGTCTTTACATATGTCCTGCGATCATTGGATTGGTGCTGCCCTCCTCAATTTACCACTCATTCAAGTCAGATGTAAGTGGAATATATAGGAATATATAGAACTCTACTTTACATTTATTTCAGGACAAAATAAGCCATCCGTACCAAATGTACGTGGGTTTACATGCCCATTGCGTTGTCCTGTCTCTGCTGACCATCGCTTTGACTGCCATTGGTCTGCGGATTCCTTACATGTGTATGATTTCTTTGTTTCTTTACATCGTctctttattaattaatttgttaacAACCCTGCATGATCGCGGTAAGTAGAATATGTTATTTTGATGTAGCACCACGTTTCTAATCTTATTATAATTCATATAGGATACTACTGGGTATTAACCGTGCAGATCAGTCAGCTGTTTCAATACGTGTACTTTTGCTACCTTTTCTACATATTCCTGGTGATATTCTTTCCGGCGATGGGTCGAAATCGGGACTCTGCGAATCCCGACATGTTGATTGCCCTGATCTGTGCTGTGGGCACTTACTTCGCCCTGGGCTTTGTGGTAATATTAGGCTGGATCTTACAAATCATCAGATCATAATCATACTTAGTAGGTGCCCCTGATAAACATGTTCCGATGGTCCCCCTATTTATTGATTTGCCTCGGCGTGGTGACCTTTATATTCAGCATGATCTCGATTACGGAGGTGGGTTTCCCCTATCGACCCAAAACCAGTGTGATGCGTGTAAATTTTCTGGTAAGTATGTTTCTTAGCTCGTTTTAAATACATTATTTTACTTAACTTATTTAAAGCAAACACGTCGAATGTTTTACGAATACGATGGTAACATTAGCGTAAACGATTCAGGCTACTACTTTGACTACCAGGACAGACGAGCTCTCCGTCCGCTCAAGGATTACGCTGTAAACCTGACCGGACTTACATCAGTGGATGGATACTGCGATAAGTACGTTATGTGTGGAATACCTTGCTTTTGGAGCAGCTGGTGCAGGGGGATCTCCAGTGCTGCTTGGCTACCTCGCGAAGAGGAGGTGGCTGTGCCCGGAAACCTAAAACTGAACCTTCTCAATAAAACACTCTCGAAATCGGGAAATTCTGCGAGATTCGAGTTTGAACTTTCTGGACCACCGCACATGGGTCTGTATATACGACCACTGGATGGAGTAGCTGTGGAGGATTGGTCCTTTATACGGACAATGCTGGACAAGCCAGATAAATACTCACCGCCCTATCAAATATACTTCTCTTACGGCGTGGATAGCTCGCCTTTCAAATTCCACATCGACTTCATGGTGAGTTGcagttaaaaatattatgaaaAGTATATACCGATTATTTAACTTTCAGAAATCCGATGGACAATTGGATGGACAGATTTTCGAGCTGGGCGTTGTTGGCCATTATGTAAGCCAGGATTTCGAGAGGGATGAGACTACCATTCGGTTCATAGCTGATTTGCCGGACTTTGTTTACACCATGGAATGGCCATCTCTGTTTATGCGCTACATCTTCTAGGAACCACTTCCTGTGGATCATTCAGTTTGCATCCTTATATTCGCGCGAATTCCAAGTGGTTTGATAGTGCACTCGATAAGCCAGCGGCtgatagaaaaataaatattaatctcTGAAACCCCATCAAGCGTCACCTTAATCTGTCAGACATCGGTGAATGAATAAGCTTTAATTTGCAGCTGCCCCTCGCGTGCGTCGGAGTCGCCacttatgtatatttatattaagtCGTAAACCCGTCCAATTTAGATaccatggccatggccatggtTCACTTCAGTTCTGTCCCAGCCGCCCTGGTGCGCCTTAAGACAAAACAGTTTCCCCCGGGTATCAGGGTACCGGGGTATCAAGCGGCACACGGCTTTATCTTTATGGTCTCTAGTACGGCGGAAGGCTTCGAGTCGATATGCCCGGGGTGCAGACGTTCAGTTATGCGTTGATCGGGCATCGGAAGGGTTTGACTTGGCTCCCGCTATCCCACAATCTTACCATGGAGGAAAAGACTGATAAAGTGAGTTTTGATTTAGTCGAATAATGTGGGGGAAGGGATTAACAGTGCTTGCGTACTTATCAGGAGAATCCCATCGACACCGAACTAGTCGAATCCCTTTCGCTGCGAAAAGGATACGTCCGCCGGCCGCGTTTGTCCTGGTACTATGCCCCCTCCTTTCTGCTCCTCTGGCTGGCGCTCTTTTACGCCATCGTGATCCCGCTCTACTACAGACTTCCGGACAGGCTGACCATATCCGAGGAGGCACACAGGCCAGGAGAATTCGTGGCAGAGCGGGCACAGCAATATCTGTACACATACGACCGCATTGGACCCAAAGTAACTGGCAGCTATGCAAACGAGGTGACCACGGTTGAGTTCCTGGTAAACGAAACGGAAAAGATTCGTGCAGAGATGCGTAGTGACCTCTACGACCTCGAATTGGACGTTCAGTCACCAACGGGTGGATACGTTTTTAACGACATGGTTAACATGTACCAGGGTATTCACAATGTGATCGTCAAGCTGAGTTCCAAGAGCTCCCAGAGTGAATCGTACCTGTTGCTCAACAGCCATTTTGACTCAAAGCCAGGAAGCCCAGGTGAGTTATATCCTTTTGCCAATTTGAAGACCAGGTTCTGATCGAGGCCCTTAGGCTCCGGTGATGATGGCACAATGGTTGTGGTCATGATGGAGGTCCTTCGCCAAATGTCGATATCGCCGATTCCCTTCGAGCATCCAATTGTCTTCCTGTTCAACGGAGCTGAGGAGAATCCTCTCCAGGCTTCGCATGGCTTTATTACGCAACACAAGTGGGCGGAAAAGTGCAAGTGAGTCGAAAAAGCGGAGTTTTTGATCTTTTGTTTTCAaccataatttaatttaggGCCTTTATCAACCTCGAAGTGGGCGGAAGCGGAGGACGTGACTTGTTATTCCAGAGCGGTCCGAATAATCCTTGGCTAATGAAGGTGAGTGCTATAATTTCTTAGGaacccatatacatatatggtcGAATTTATGGTCATTTATTTTACGGCCGATATATACTAAACCGACATTTTATAGTACTACAGGCAACACGCGAAGCAcccgttcgcaaccacaatgGCGGAGGAGATCTTTCAGAGTGGGGTTTTGCCCTCTGATTCAGACTTTCGAATTTTCCGAGATTATGGTAACATAGCTGGTGAGTAGATGAGTCACACATTCCGTATGGGGGCATTGATAACCATGTGGCATTTCGAAGGTCTGGACATTGCCCAAATCGAGAACGGGTATGTTTACCACACAGCCTTTGATACCTATGAGAATGTTCCTGGTCGATCCATCCAGAACTCCGGAAACAATGTCCTTGCTCTGGTGCGTGCCTACAGCAATGCCAGTGAGTTGTATAACACAGAGGTGAGTCCATCCATTTAAGAATACGCAAATAGTACTCTTATGTAAGGATTTTGTAGAGTGATGATAGCCATGCCGTCTTCTTTGACTTCCTCGGACTCTTCTTCGTTTACTACACGGAGACCACGGGCATTGTTGTGAACTGTGTGATTGGAGTTCTAAGTCTGGTTTTGGTCGGCTGCTCCCTCTGGAGAATTTCCCGTCAGTCGGAGGAGGCATCTCTTCCTCAGATTTCGATTTGGTTCCTCAGCATATTGGGACTGCACGTGGTGGGCTTTCTACTGTGCATTTGCCTGCCTCTTCTGATTGCAGTTCTATTCGATGCTGGAGATCGATCTCTGACCTACTTCACCAGCAATTGGTTGGTGTTTGGCCTCTACGGGTGTCCCGCCATCATCGGGCTGGTACTCCCGTTGACCCTCTACTATACCCTGCTGCCCAATGTAAGTACTTTTCTATTGGTAATCATCCATCAAACCTGGTCTaacttttgattaatttgcagGAAAAACTTAGCCAGGCTTACCAGCTGCAGCTCAGTTTGCACGCTCACCTGGTTGTCCAGGCTCTGTTGGCTCTCATCCTGACCGCCATGGGTCTGCGTTCCCAGTACCTGTGCCTCATTTCCATGATCTTCTATGGAGGGGCTCTCCTGATTAACCTA carries:
- the LOC6608817 gene encoding endoplasmic reticulum metallopeptidase 1, with protein sequence MKSREKNRSAAGNSDVALVNVLSQQKLRRHRLPWYYAPSFLLLWVALFYAVVYPLYHRLPDSVLISHESSKPGQFVAERAQRLLYKYDRIGPKVVGSVANEVTTVAFLEEEVENIRAAMRSDLYELELDVQHPSGAYMHWQMVNMYQGVTNVVIKISSRSSNSSSYLLVNSHFDSKPSSPGSGDDGTMVVVMLEVLRQVAISDTPFEHPIVFLFNGAEENPLEASHGFITQHKWAENCKALINLEVAGSGGRDLLFQSGPNNPWLIKYYYQNAKHPFATTMAEEIFQSGILPSDTDFRIFRDYGQLPGLDMAQISNGYVYHTIFDNVQAVPIDSLQSSGENALSLVRAFADAPEMRNPEDHSEGHAVFFDYLGLFFVYYTETTGIVLNCCIAVASLVLVVCSLLRMGRESDVSMGRVSIWFAIILGLHVLGMILSLGLPLLMAVLFDAGDRSMTYFSNNWLVIGLFIVPAIIGQILPLTLYYTLKPNDEISHPNHIHMSLHAHCVLLSLIAIILTAISLRTPYLCMMSLLFYGGAVLINLLSTLHDRGYYWVLLVQVLQLVPFLYFCYLFYTFLLVFFPMLGRFGHGTNPDLLIALICAVGTFFALGFVAPLINIFRWPKLALLGLGVVTFIFSMIAVSEVGFPYRAKTSVMRIHFLHVRRIFYEYDGSVSLSDSGYYFDFQDRRLYYPLENTSVNLTDLASTSSECDEYLMCGVPCFNHRWCKTRTKSHWLPREQEVAIPGATSLKLLGKAVLDSGKVARFEFEISGPPHMSLYIQPLDGVEVEDWSFIRNMLDEPDTYSPPYQIFFAYGSDNSPLKFHIDFAKSSGDFSTPTFQLGFAASFVSYDYDRDAAGLKFISDFPDFAHVMEWPTLYERYIF
- the LOC6608818 gene encoding endoplasmic reticulum metallopeptidase 1 isoform X1, which produces MKVLADGDKEGFSDTVLYHVLSKEKQLKRRLPWYYAPSFLLLWVALFYAIVLPLFYRLPDRVTMADEPLKPGQFVAERAQKILYELDRIGPKVVGSTANEVTSVAFLLNEVEKIRSEMRGDLFHLEVDVQQPTGSYVVGTMTSIYQGIQNVVVKLSPANSNSSSYLLINSHFDTKPGSPGAGDDGTMVVVMLEVLRQMSISESGFMHPIVFLFNGAEENPLQASHGFITQHKWAANCKAVINLEVGGNGGRDILFQSGPNNPWLVKYYKQHSKHPFASTLAEEIFQFGILPSDTDFRIFRDYGNIPGLDIAQFSNGYVYHTAFDSFDVVPGRAVQNTGENILSLVRALSNARELYNTKEHSAGHAVFFDFLGLFFVTYTERTGIILNYCFAVASVLLVGCSLWKMTCVSEVSAGRISILFASHLGLHLAGCLLCIGLPLLMSVLYDVSDRTMTYYSNNWLVIGLYICPAIIGLVLPSSIYHSFKSDDKISHPYQMYVGLHAHCVVLSLLTIALTAIGLRIPYMCMISLFLYIVSLLINLLTTLHDRGYYWVLTVQISQLFQYVYFCYLFYIFLVIFFPAMGRNRDSANPDMLIALICAVGTYFALGFVVPLINMFRWSPYLLICLGVVTFIFSMISITEVGFPYRPKTSVMRVNFLQTRRMFYEYDGNISVNDSGYYFDYQDRRALRPLKDYAVNLTGLTSVDGYCDKYVMCGIPCFWSSWCRGISSAAWLPREEEVAVPGNLKLNLLNKTLSKSGNSARFEFELSGPPHMGLYIRPLDGVAVEDWSFIRTMLDKPDKYSPPYQIYFSYGVDSSPFKFHIDFMKSDGQLDGQIFELGVVGHYVSQDFERDETTIRFIADLPDFVYTMEWPSLFMRYIF
- the LOC6608818 gene encoding endoplasmic reticulum metallopeptidase 1 isoform X4; the protein is MKVLADGDKEGFSDTVLYHVLSKEKQLKRRLPWYYAPSFLLLWVALFYAIVLPLFYRLPDRVTMADEPLKPGQFVAERAQKILYELDRIGPKVVGSTANEVTSVAFLLNEVEKIRSEMRGDLFHLEVDVQQPTGSYVVGTMTSIYQGIQNVVVKLSPANSNSSSYLLINSHFDTKPGSPGAGDDGTMVVVMLEVLRQMSISESGFMHPIVFLFNGAEENPLQASHGFITQHKWAANCKAVINLEVGGNGGRDILFQSGPNNPWLVKYYKQHSKHPFASTLAEEIFQFGILPSDTDFRIFRDYGNIPGLDIAQFSNGYVYHTAFDSFDVVPGRAVQNTGENILSLVRALSNARELYNTKEHSAGHAVFFDFLGLFFVTYTERTGIILNYCFAVASVLLVGCSLWKMTCVSEVSAGRISILFASHLGLHLAGCLLCIGLPLLMSVLYDVSDRTMTYYSNNWLVIGLYICPAIIGLVLPSSIYHSFKSDDKISHPYQMYVGLHAHCVVLSLLTIALTAIGLRIPYMCMISLFLYIVSLLINLLTTLHDRGYYWVLTVQISQLFQYVYFCYLFYIFLVIFFPAMGRNRDSANPDMLIALICAVGTYFALGFV
- the LOC6608818 gene encoding endoplasmic reticulum metallopeptidase 1 isoform X2; this encodes MADEPLKPGQFVAERAQKILYELDRIGPKVVGSTANEVTSVAFLLNEVEKIRSEMRGDLFHLEVDVQQPTGSYVVGTMTSIYQGIQNVVVKLSPANSNSSSYLLINSHFDTKPGSPGAGDDGTMVVVMLEVLRQMSISESGFMHPIVFLFNGAEENPLQASHGFITQHKWAANCKAVINLEVGGNGGRDILFQSGPNNPWLVKYYKQHSKHPFASTLAEEIFQFGILPSDTDFRIFRDYGNIPGLDIAQFSNGYVYHTAFDSFDVVPGRAVQNTGENILSLVRALSNARELYNTKEHSAGHAVFFDFLGLFFVTYTERTGIILNYCFAVASVLLVGCSLWKMTCVSEVSAGRISILFASHLGLHLAGCLLCIGLPLLMSVLYDVSDRTMTYYSNNWLVIGLYICPAIIGLVLPSSIYHSFKSDDKISHPYQMYVGLHAHCVVLSLLTIALTAIGLRIPYMCMISLFLYIVSLLINLLTTLHDRGYYWVLTVQISQLFQYVYFCYLFYIFLVIFFPAMGRNRDSANPDMLIALICAVGTYFALGFVVPLINMFRWSPYLLICLGVVTFIFSMISITEVGFPYRPKTSVMRVNFLQTRRMFYEYDGNISVNDSGYYFDYQDRRALRPLKDYAVNLTGLTSVDGYCDKYVMCGIPCFWSSWCRGISSAAWLPREEEVAVPGNLKLNLLNKTLSKSGNSARFEFELSGPPHMGLYIRPLDGVAVEDWSFIRTMLDKPDKYSPPYQIYFSYGVDSSPFKFHIDFMKSDGQLDGQIFELGVVGHYVSQDFERDETTIRFIADLPDFVYTMEWPSLFMRYIF
- the LOC6608818 gene encoding endoplasmic reticulum metallopeptidase 1 isoform X3; this translates as MAPRRILYRPPMASSPSINGQQTAIINLEVGGNGGRDILFQSGPNNPWLVKYYKQHSKHPFASTLAEEIFQFGILPSDTDFRIFRDYGNIPGLDIAQFSNGYVYHTAFDSFDVVPGRAVQNTGENILSLVRALSNARELYNTKEHSAGHAVFFDFLGLFFVTYTERTGIILNYCFAVASVLLVGCSLWKMTCVSEVSAGRISILFASHLGLHLAGCLLCIGLPLLMSVLYDVSDRTMTYYSNNWLVIGLYICPAIIGLVLPSSIYHSFKSDDKISHPYQMYVGLHAHCVVLSLLTIALTAIGLRIPYMCMISLFLYIVSLLINLLTTLHDRGYYWVLTVQISQLFQYVYFCYLFYIFLVIFFPAMGRNRDSANPDMLIALICAVGTYFALGFVVPLINMFRWSPYLLICLGVVTFIFSMISITEVGFPYRPKTSVMRVNFLQTRRMFYEYDGNISVNDSGYYFDYQDRRALRPLKDYAVNLTGLTSVDGYCDKYVMCGIPCFWSSWCRGISSAAWLPREEEVAVPGNLKLNLLNKTLSKSGNSARFEFELSGPPHMGLYIRPLDGVAVEDWSFIRTMLDKPDKYSPPYQIYFSYGVDSSPFKFHIDFMKSDGQLDGQIFELGVVGHYVSQDFERDETTIRFIADLPDFVYTMEWPSLFMRYIF
- the LOC6608819 gene encoding endoplasmic reticulum metallopeptidase 1, whose amino-acid sequence is MPGVQTFSYALIGHRKGLTWLPLSHNLTMEEKTDKENPIDTELVESLSLRKGYVRRPRLSWYYAPSFLLLWLALFYAIVIPLYYRLPDRLTISEEAHRPGEFVAERAQQYLYTYDRIGPKVTGSYANEVTTVEFLVNETEKIRAEMRSDLYDLELDVQSPTGGYVFNDMVNMYQGIHNVIVKLSSKSSQSESYLLLNSHFDSKPGSPGSGDDGTMVVVMMEVLRQMSISPIPFEHPIVFLFNGAEENPLQASHGFITQHKWAEKCKAFINLEVGGSGGRDLLFQSGPNNPWLMKYYRQHAKHPFATTMAEEIFQSGVLPSDSDFRIFRDYGNIAGLDIAQIENGYVYHTAFDTYENVPGRSIQNSGNNVLALVRAYSNASELYNTESDDSHAVFFDFLGLFFVYYTETTGIVVNCVIGVLSLVLVGCSLWRISRQSEEASLPQISIWFLSILGLHVVGFLLCICLPLLIAVLFDAGDRSLTYFTSNWLVFGLYGCPAIIGLVLPLTLYYTLLPNEKLSQAYQLQLSLHAHLVVQALLALILTAMGLRSQYLCLISMIFYGGALLINLLSTLHDRGYYWVPIVMFLQVLPFSYFCYLFYMFLVIFIPVLGRNGYSTNPDLIVGLLCGVCVFFALGFAAQLINMFRWPKLILLGLGVMTFIFCMIAVSEVGFPYRAKTNVMRANCLHTRRIFYEHDGSVSRSDSGYYFNYQDRRAFAPLEDSALDLTGLEPVANHCDDYVMCGIPCFYYSWCKWRQWDGWLPRESEVILPGELTLDFLGYTVLESGTVARYEFDLAGPPHMNLFIQPVGSAKVDNWSFVRKMLDEPEEFQPPYQIFHSYGTDNTSLKFFIDMEKPDGIFETPTLELAAVGHWVSFEYERDAEAKDFVAAFPDFVHVMEWPSIFKRYIL